Proteins encoded by one window of Lasioglossum baleicum chromosome 4, iyLasBale1, whole genome shotgun sequence:
- the LOC143207723 gene encoding SAP domain-containing ribonucleoprotein isoform X2 produces the protein MLFMLCTRSYSKVADLKIELKQRGLPTSGNKTDLVERLQLAIHGDSTLCLDETAEEILDEDAVLGDEEIEELSSKPDSQEVNEKRKLSTESNTSAKKIVLNRKPVIEETKSDLIEKTETDTKSTEIAPPEKKIIKLSELGVKERLEMRAKKFGMPLSEAAKKEARSARFSINNQNNKSAASVKTPVHTTYEVLKKRAERFGMNVSTLMEKAELEARLEKRKLRFGKVSSTNDQEHQNKVKIVK, from the exons ATGTTGTTTATGCTCTGTACACGTAGTTATTCAAAA GTTGCAGATTTGAAGATCGAATTGAAACAGAGAGGACTTCCCACTAGTGGTAATAAAACTGATTTGGTCGAAAGACTTCAATTAGCAATTCACGgtg ATTCAACTTTATGTTTGGACGAAACTGCTGAAGAGATTTTAGACGAAGACGCTGTCCTTGGC GACGAAGAAATAGAAGAGTTATCGAGTAAACCAGATTCTCAAGAAGTtaacgagaaaagaaaattatccACGGAGAGTAACACGAGTGCAAAGAAAATAGTTCTAAACCGTAAACCAGTGATCGAAGAAACTAAAAGCGACTTGATAGAAAAAACTGAAACCGACACGAAATCTACCGAAATTGCGCCGCctgaaaagaaaattattaaactGTCGGAGCTCGGCGTGAAAGAG AGATTGGAAATGAGAGCTAAAAAGTTTGGAATGCCGCTATCGGAAGCTGCTAAAAAGGAGGCCAGATCTGCCAGATTCAGTATTAATAATCAAAACAATAAGTCTGCTGCTTCTGTAAAAACACCTGTG CATACAACATACGAGGTTTTAAAAAAACGAGCAGAAAGGTTCGGCATGAATGTTTCCactttaatggaaaag GCCGAGCTGGAAGCCAGATTAGAAAAGAGAAAACTCAGATTTGGAAAAGTATCGTCAACCAATGATCAAGAACATCAGAATAAAGTGAAGATTGTTAAATGA
- the LOC143207723 gene encoding SAP domain-containing ribonucleoprotein isoform X1, translating into MADSSYEKGLTELAKMKVADLKIELKQRGLPTSGNKTDLVERLQLAIHGDSTLCLDETAEEILDEDAVLGDEEIEELSSKPDSQEVNEKRKLSTESNTSAKKIVLNRKPVIEETKSDLIEKTETDTKSTEIAPPEKKIIKLSELGVKERLEMRAKKFGMPLSEAAKKEARSARFSINNQNNKSAASVKTPVHTTYEVLKKRAERFGMNVSTLMEKAELEARLEKRKLRFGKVSSTNDQEHQNKVKIVK; encoded by the exons ATGGCTGATTCATCTTATGAGAAAGGACTAACCGAACTTGCGAAGATGAAG GTTGCAGATTTGAAGATCGAATTGAAACAGAGAGGACTTCCCACTAGTGGTAATAAAACTGATTTGGTCGAAAGACTTCAATTAGCAATTCACGgtg ATTCAACTTTATGTTTGGACGAAACTGCTGAAGAGATTTTAGACGAAGACGCTGTCCTTGGC GACGAAGAAATAGAAGAGTTATCGAGTAAACCAGATTCTCAAGAAGTtaacgagaaaagaaaattatccACGGAGAGTAACACGAGTGCAAAGAAAATAGTTCTAAACCGTAAACCAGTGATCGAAGAAACTAAAAGCGACTTGATAGAAAAAACTGAAACCGACACGAAATCTACCGAAATTGCGCCGCctgaaaagaaaattattaaactGTCGGAGCTCGGCGTGAAAGAG AGATTGGAAATGAGAGCTAAAAAGTTTGGAATGCCGCTATCGGAAGCTGCTAAAAAGGAGGCCAGATCTGCCAGATTCAGTATTAATAATCAAAACAATAAGTCTGCTGCTTCTGTAAAAACACCTGTG CATACAACATACGAGGTTTTAAAAAAACGAGCAGAAAGGTTCGGCATGAATGTTTCCactttaatggaaaag GCCGAGCTGGAAGCCAGATTAGAAAAGAGAAAACTCAGATTTGGAAAAGTATCGTCAACCAATGATCAAGAACATCAGAATAAAGTGAAGATTGTTAAATGA
- the LOC143207670 gene encoding RNA polymerase II-associated protein 1 → MDGTPLLKRPKPTDSEEELFRMQEEFLKNKQQPSAKVINLRGSAKPFGSDSSTIEPSKSQPSTGKVRSRYSELKKLKTHDRVYTSRSEGEVINPVVQEKIQENKQQESVQNIPVMPSNIILGNIVEKKFNSSNVHFNKKVSSNDSGKGFPEVFVAKSMESDGKRSLFLQQVSKDRATRKIEESEVSVSLPTDEGSIIIEGSWSSEETLSRMTQEDILREKSKLEMTLKPELIQFLKNRKNKKQKINKDEVEKCSCINKEQTSAQSEEKLITKETSVEHNDPSKSSEVTYMEVDKPEETSSKNDECLLKNNDTAPMQVDEPESIPKPPIDLMVQAKEMGWVHMDSLEPAKLKWMEDVSAQKEEEPTINEQYNARFDFNGLLLPYKDESVSLEKGLHHHGEEPERPGYSLQELLQLSRSATQQQRCIALTTLANIIEKSRKGWYDKALQPAPLTALSQRNLLLLLRFSLDDTSIAVVTASLQALRALVYSEADEICLDRLYGFKNYKEPVLKTPHTDVPDTSNLKDHELAQLDAVATLLRTDIVVRIRYILNEMRPPPVAVICALETLTRLTRHSPITALNIASTPHLLETIIEFFLPISANPLAMVDTVNNVYGVPVTAAIRFCRVLLCYGGKPVALKLNRLQIMQRVLSYVSCDAGKETVNLGIESLRLWKLLLLHSEAVDSLTGAQLLLVSQLQLLLSNHDIESASELSCEYAAALIAVAGCLAPLKANTSILLTKWSRQLQCLTNVTWGKTKLISETLLTVSDTSAVKTFAISKSQVFQNLCSTSNLLSDCSPATEREPSCLPHLGVLTHDGQLQPIVSQPSCFPFLATALGVFVDRSFVEEIRAVLSLPQVQRYLQQLETSDWSLERSWYTRSELSFLANVVSAASLIKDKLDNKIMHTIWNIAVKLVSVLPADSAADVKNMLRNALSEDKLSLGIVADELEKLNLNSNMQDIRLNLSRNVATIYERYVPLNGEWDQAAMPKDWIYLPVVHIYTKCRNSDKCNDEDESVILSVLSLELILPDLVDKLSQSLRFSRLILVYLCDTVYLSNDVSALLTRAVSTLLKSQYRRLDFTTELPGLNSFTDLFTAMCEHFCSTSYGDYGFSMTLLVPIAQRHDDHYRKLLWSEHAGLLRYIRLPVEQLVVPLKEYLYPIEEDTSLIESYITALVRGIVKQEWCPIPYTIAIHHSAMHLKQSNKVALRMRTQLAKIPNKALAALLLNYEPPALS, encoded by the exons atGGACGGGACTCCGCTATTAAAACGGCCTAAGCCGACTGACAGTGAGGAAGAACTATTTCGTATGCAAGAAGAATTTTTGAAGAACAAACAGCAACCATCAGCGAAAGTGATTAATTTACGAGGTTCCGCTAAACCTTTTGGCAGTGACAGTTCCACAATTGAACCATCCAAAAGTCAACCAAGTACTGGCAAAGTTAGATCAAGGTACTCTGAGCTGAAGAAACTTAAAACGCATGATAGGGTTTATACTTCTCGAAGCGAGGGTGAAGTTATAAACCCTGTGGTTCAAGAAAAAATTCAGGAGAACAAACAGCAGGAGTCTGTTCAAAATATACCAGTCATGCCATCTAATATTATATTGGGAAATATTGTTGAGAAAAAGTTTAATTCAAGCAACGTTCATTTTAATAAGAAGGTATCTTCAAACGATTCGGGCAAAGGGTTTCCAGAAGTATTTGTTGCCAAGTCTATG gagAGCGATGGTAAGCGGAGCTTATTCTTACAACAGGTATCAAAAGATCGGGCAACACGTAAAATAGAAGAATCCGAAGTCAGCGTATCTCTCCCTACCGATGAAGGTAGTATTATTATAGAGGGATCATGGTCAAGCGAAGAAACATTGAGTCGGATGACACAGGAAGATATATTGAGAGAGAAGAGTAAACTCGAAATGACTCTGAAACCAGAATTAATCCAATTCTTGAAGaacagaaaaaataaaaagcagaaaataaacaaGGACGAAGTAGAGAAATGCAGTTGCATTAATAAAGAACAAACTTCAGCCCAGAgtgaagaaaaattaattacaaaagAGACATCTGTCGAGCACAATGATCCCTCAAAAAGTAGTGAAGTTACATATATGGAAGTAGACAAACCTGAAGAGACATCTAGCAAAAATGATGaatgtttattaaaaaataacgacACCGCACCCATGCAAGTGGATGAGCCTGAAAGTATACCTAAGCCACCGATAGACTTAATGGTGCAAGCGAAAGAGATGGGTTGGGTACACATGGACTCCCTTGAACCTGCAAAGTTGAAATGGATGGAAGATGTGTCAGCGCAGAAAGAAGAAGAACCTACTATAAACGAACAATATAATGCCCGCTTTGATTTCAATG GTCTACTGCTACCCTACAAGGACGAAAGTGTGTCACTCGAGAAGGGTCTTCATCATCACGGGGAAGAACCTGAACGTCCTGGATATTCCTTGCAAGAACTACTACAATTAAGTAGATCCGCTACGCAACAACAACGGTGCATTGCTCTTACAACGCTAGCAAACATAATAGAAAAAAGTCGCAAGGGCTGGTACGACAAAGCATTGCAACCAGCACCTCTGACTGCGCTCAGCCAAAGGAATCTTTTGCTATTATTAAGATTTTCTTTGGACGATACATCGATAGCTGTGGTCACAGCATCTTTGCAAGCGCTCAGAGCATTAGTGTACAGTGAAGCGGACGAAATTTGCTTAGACAGACTATACGGTTTCAAGAATTACAAAGAACCTGTTTTAAAGACACCGCATACAGATGTCCCCGACACGAGTAACTTAAAAGACCACGAGTTGGCTCAACTGGATGCAGTAGCCACTTTGTTAAGAACGGACATAGTTGTAAGAATTAGATATATATTAAATGAAATGCGGCCGCCGCCTGTTGCCGTAATCTGTGCGTTAGAAACACTTACAAGACTCACGAGACACTCGCCTATAACTGCATTAAACATTGCAAGCACACCACATTTATTAGAGACAATAATCGAATTTTTTCTACCGATATCTGCGAACCCGTTAGCAATGGTTGACACTGTAAACAATGTATACGGCGTTCCCGTTACCGCAGCCATTAGATTTTGTCGAGTTCTACTCTGTTACGGCGGTAAACCCGTCGCGCTAAAATTAAATAGACTGCAAATTATGCAACGCGTACTGTCGTACGTTAGTTGCGACGCGGGAAAGGAAACTGTTAATCTCGGAATCGAAAGTTTACGATTGTGGAAGCTGTTGTTGCTCCATAGCGAGGCGGTGGATAGTTTAACCGGAGCACAATTACTTCTCGTGTCTCAGTTGCAGCTTCTCTTAAGCAATCATGATATTGAAAGCGCGTCGGAGTTGTCTTGCGAGTATGCAGCGGCTTTGATAGCTGTTGCTGGTTGCCTGGCACCTTTGAAGGCGAACACATcaattttattaacaaaatGGAGCAGACAGTTACAGTGTCTGACGAACGTGACGTGGGGCAAGACGAAACTGATCTCGGAAACGTTGCTAACAGTCAGCGACACGTCTGCGGTTAAAACGTTCGCTATATCCAAGTCACAAGTGTTTCAAAACCTTTGCTCTACTTCGAATTTGCTAAGCGATTGTAGTCCAGCTACAGAACGCGAGCCATCTTGTCTACCTCATCTGGGAGTGCTAACTCATGACGGGCAATTGCAGCCTATTGTGTCCCAGCCATCCTGTTTCCCTTTTCTCGCGACCGCTTTAGGCGTGTTCGTGGATCGCTCTTTCGTAGAAGAAATTCGAGCCGTGCTCAGTCTTCCGCAAGTTCAGAGATACCTACAGCAATTGGAAACATCAGATTGGAGCTTGGAAAGATCATGGTACACGAGATCCGAATTGTCGTTCCTGGCTAACGTAGTCAGCGCAGCTTCTCTCATTAAGGACAAActggataataaaataatgcatACCATTTGGAACATTGCGGTGAAATTAGTGTCCGTTTTGCCAGCTGATTCTGCAGCTGATGTGAAGAATATGTTAAGGAATGCTCTGTCAGAAGACAAATTAAGTTTAGGAATCGTGGCGGAcgaattagaaaaattgaatttaaattcGAACATGCAGGACATCAGACTTAATTTATCTCGCAACGTGGCGACTATATACGAACGATATGTACCGCTGAATGGGGAGTGGGATCAAGCGGCTATGCCAAAGGATTGGATTTATTTGCCCGTGGTACACATTTACACGAAATGCAGGAACAGTGATAAATGCAACGACGAAGACGAGTCTGTGATCTTGTCTGTGCTGAGCTTAGAACTGATATTACCTGATTTGGTCGATAAACTCTCGCAGAGCTTGAGGTTCAGCAGACTGATCTTGGTTTACCTGTGCGACACGGTATATTTAAGCAACGACGTGTCGGCTTTGCTCACCAGGGCAGTTTCGACTTTGTTGAAAAGTCAATATAGGAGACTTGATTTTACGACGGAGCTGCCTGGATTGAATTCGTTCACCGATTTATTTACCGCGATGTGCGAACATTTCTGCTCGACTTCTTATGGCGACTACGGTTTCTCTATGACTTTGTTGGTGCCAATTGCACAGAGGCACGACGATCATTACAGGAAGTTGTTGTGGTCAGAGCACGCGGGTTTGCTTCGGTACATTAGATTACCCGTCGAACAATTAGTTGTCCCGTTGAAAGAATATTTGTATCCTATCGAGGAGGACACGTCTTTGATAGAAAGTTACATAACTGCTCTTGTTAGGGGAATTGTGAAGCAGGAGTGGTGCCCGATTCCTTACACAATTGCTATTCATCACTCTGCGATGCACTTGAAACAATCGAACAAAGTAGCGTTAAGAATGAGGACGCAGCTAGCGAAAATACCTAATAAGGCTTTAGCtgcattattattaaattacgaACCACCTGCGTTAAGTTAG